One window of Bifidobacterium pseudocatenulatum DSM 20438 = JCM 1200 = LMG 10505 genomic DNA carries:
- the sufB gene encoding Fe-S cluster assembly protein SufB — MSQYVADRTRVNEDKIKQDDEIIQQFGDYTYGWHDTDFAGEAAKKGIDENVVRAISADKNEPEWMLEKRLEGYRDFINRPMPQWGVDLKDFDADDFKYYVKPIDKQATTWEELPDEIRATYDKLGIPEAEKSRLVSGIAAQYESEVIYNSIQKDLEDQGVIFVDTDTAVQKYPEIVKKYFGKCIPSNDNKFSALNTAAWSGGSFVYVPKGVHVDIPLQAYFRINTPNMGQFERTLIIADEGSYVHYVEGCTAPIYSTDSLHSGVVEIFVEPHARVRYTTVQNWSNNVYNLVTQRAYVREGGTMEWVDGNIGSKATMKYPACILAEPYAKASTMSLGFAGKGQYQDTGAKMIHLAPHTSSTIVAKSISRGGGRSAYRGLVKIVKGAEGSSNSTVCDALLVDEFSRSDTYPHVDVREDDVSMAHEATVSKVSEDQLFYLMSRGLSEEEAMGMIVRGFVEPISRELPMEYALELNRLVELQMEGSVG, encoded by the coding sequence ATGAGCCAGTATGTGGCTGATCGCACGCGAGTGAATGAAGACAAGATCAAGCAGGATGACGAGATCATCCAGCAGTTCGGCGACTATACGTACGGATGGCATGACACGGATTTCGCCGGAGAAGCGGCAAAAAAAGGCATTGACGAGAATGTCGTGCGCGCTATTTCCGCAGATAAGAACGAGCCGGAATGGATGCTGGAAAAGCGATTGGAAGGCTATCGCGATTTCATCAACCGTCCGATGCCTCAATGGGGTGTCGATCTGAAGGATTTCGACGCCGACGATTTCAAGTATTACGTCAAGCCGATCGACAAGCAGGCCACGACTTGGGAGGAATTGCCTGACGAGATCCGTGCGACGTATGACAAGCTCGGTATTCCCGAAGCGGAAAAAAGCCGTCTTGTCTCCGGCATCGCGGCACAGTACGAATCCGAGGTCATCTACAACTCAATCCAGAAGGATCTTGAAGACCAAGGCGTGATTTTCGTCGACACCGACACCGCGGTGCAGAAGTATCCGGAAATCGTCAAGAAGTATTTCGGCAAGTGCATTCCGAGCAACGATAACAAATTCTCGGCATTGAACACCGCCGCATGGTCGGGCGGATCGTTCGTCTACGTGCCGAAGGGTGTGCATGTCGATATTCCGTTGCAGGCATACTTCCGTATCAATACGCCGAATATGGGTCAGTTCGAGCGCACGTTGATCATTGCCGACGAGGGATCGTACGTGCATTATGTGGAAGGCTGCACCGCACCGATCTACTCGACCGATTCGTTGCATTCCGGCGTGGTGGAGATTTTCGTCGAGCCGCATGCCCGCGTGCGCTACACCACCGTGCAGAACTGGTCGAACAACGTTTACAATCTGGTGACGCAGCGTGCCTACGTGCGTGAAGGCGGCACCATGGAATGGGTCGATGGCAACATTGGTTCCAAGGCAACCATGAAGTATCCGGCCTGCATTCTCGCCGAGCCGTATGCGAAGGCCAGCACCATGTCGCTCGGCTTCGCAGGCAAGGGCCAGTATCAGGATACCGGTGCGAAGATGATCCATCTTGCCCCGCATACCAGCTCCACCATTGTGGCGAAGTCGATTTCCCGCGGCGGTGGACGTTCCGCATACCGTGGTCTCGTCAAAATCGTCAAGGGTGCCGAAGGATCGTCCAACTCGACGGTATGCGATGCACTGCTTGTCGATGAGTTCAGCCGCTCCGACACCTACCCGCATGTGGACGTGCGCGAAGATGACGTTTCCATGGCACATGAGGCTACGGTTTCCAAGGTTTCCGAAGACCAGCTGTTCTACCTGATGAGCCGCGGTCTTTCCGAAGAGGAGGCCATGGGCATGATCGTGCGAGGCTTCGTGGAGCCTATCAGCCGTGAGCTGCCGATGGAATACGCGCTTGAACTGAACCGACTGGTGGAATTGCAGATGGAAGGATCGGTGGGCTGA
- the glgC gene encoding glucose-1-phosphate adenylyltransferase: MAKNPKILSIVLAGGEGTRLMPLTRDRAKPAVPFGGVFRLIDFPLSNLVNSGYMQTVVLTQYKSHSLDRHISTVWRFSPLLGNYVSPVPAQQRLGKHWYLGSADAIYQTINIIEDVQPDIVVIVGADHVYRMDFQQMVQQHIESGAEFTVAGIRQPISQSNQFGVIEVDPEHPNMIKSFQEKPQTTTGLPDDPNSILASMGNYVANTDALFEALALDEKAEDTKHDMGGDIAPYFAARNEAGVYDFNSNEIPGATPTDHAYWRDVGTLKQFYDAHMDLISYVPEFNLYNTEWPIYTLSGNLPPAKFVHAGRDRLGHATDSIVSPGVIVSGGEVHHSVLSPNVRIHSWSQVVDSILFDGVTINRRARVYKAILDKNVVLTENSTVGIDTEHDLARGFTVTPEGITVVPKGTVVDD; the protein is encoded by the coding sequence ATGGCAAAGAATCCGAAAATTCTTTCCATCGTGCTTGCAGGAGGCGAAGGCACTCGTCTGATGCCTTTGACCAGAGACCGGGCAAAGCCCGCCGTCCCGTTCGGCGGCGTGTTCCGTCTGATTGATTTCCCGCTGAGCAATTTGGTCAATTCAGGCTATATGCAGACCGTGGTGCTCACCCAGTACAAGTCCCATTCGCTTGACCGTCATATTTCCACGGTGTGGCGTTTTTCGCCGTTGCTCGGCAACTACGTCTCCCCTGTTCCGGCTCAGCAGCGACTTGGCAAGCACTGGTATCTCGGCTCTGCCGACGCCATCTACCAGACCATCAACATCATCGAGGACGTGCAGCCGGATATTGTGGTGATCGTCGGCGCCGACCACGTCTACCGCATGGATTTCCAGCAGATGGTGCAGCAGCATATCGAATCCGGCGCGGAGTTCACGGTGGCGGGTATTCGCCAGCCGATCAGCCAGTCCAACCAGTTCGGCGTGATCGAGGTTGATCCGGAGCACCCGAATATGATCAAGAGCTTCCAGGAGAAGCCGCAGACCACGACCGGCCTGCCAGATGATCCGAACTCCATTCTTGCTTCCATGGGCAACTACGTGGCCAACACCGACGCCCTGTTCGAAGCTTTGGCGCTTGACGAGAAGGCCGAAGACACCAAGCATGATATGGGCGGCGATATCGCACCGTACTTCGCGGCCCGTAACGAGGCTGGCGTGTACGACTTCAACTCCAACGAGATTCCGGGAGCGACGCCGACCGATCATGCCTACTGGCGCGACGTGGGTACTCTGAAGCAGTTCTACGATGCGCATATGGATCTGATCTCGTATGTGCCGGAATTCAACCTGTACAACACCGAATGGCCGATTTACACGCTGTCCGGCAATCTGCCGCCAGCGAAGTTCGTCCATGCCGGTCGCGACCGTCTCGGACACGCCACCGACTCGATCGTCTCCCCTGGCGTCATCGTATCGGGCGGTGAAGTGCATCATTCCGTGCTTTCGCCGAACGTGCGTATCCACTCGTGGTCCCAGGTCGTCGATTCGATTCTGTTCGACGGCGTGACCATCAATCGTCGAGCACGCGTCTACAAGGCGATCCTCGACAAGAATGTTGTGCTTACCGAGAATTCGACCGTCGGTATCGATACCGAACATGATCTGGCCCGTGGCTTCACCGTCACGCCGGAAGGCATCACCGTGGTGCCGAAGGGTACCGTGGTCGACGACTGA
- the sufU gene encoding Fe-S cluster assembly sulfur transfer protein SufU, with translation MSDFAMSGDDLEQMYQEVILEASKNPHGKEHFAPDLASENASQAGKTTVQATHEYCTPGESHQFNPTCGDEATVHVEVSDQEPHVIERLVWDGHGCSISQASLSVMVDLVEGKTVDEAMELAGTFHKLMESRGKGLDDESAEESLEDGIVFQGVSKYPMRIKCALLGWEGMKDSVAKALAAKA, from the coding sequence ATGAGTGATTTTGCAATGTCTGGCGACGATCTCGAGCAGATGTACCAAGAGGTCATTCTCGAAGCCTCGAAGAATCCGCATGGCAAGGAGCATTTCGCTCCGGATCTGGCTTCCGAAAACGCCTCCCAGGCGGGAAAGACCACGGTTCAGGCAACCCACGAGTATTGCACTCCCGGCGAGTCCCACCAGTTCAATCCGACCTGCGGAGACGAGGCCACCGTGCATGTGGAGGTTTCCGACCAGGAGCCGCACGTTATCGAACGACTGGTGTGGGACGGTCACGGCTGCTCCATTTCACAGGCCAGCCTTTCGGTGATGGTGGATCTGGTGGAAGGCAAAACCGTGGATGAGGCCATGGAATTGGCCGGAACGTTCCATAAGCTCATGGAATCACGCGGCAAAGGCTTGGACGATGAATCCGCCGAGGAATCGTTGGAAGACGGCATCGTGTTCCAAGGAGTGTCCAAGTATCCAATGCGTATCAAGTGCGCGCTGCTCGGATGGGAAGGCATGAAGGACTCCGTGGCCAAGGCATTGGCCGCGAAAGCCTGA
- the sufC gene encoding Fe-S cluster assembly ATPase SufC, giving the protein MSTLEIKDLYAHVETKDGIKPILKGVNLTVNSGETHAIMGPNGSGKSTLAYTLAGHPKYVVDSGQVLLDGEDILKMTPDERAKAGIFLAMQYPVEVPGVSMTNFLRTAKTEVDGKAPAIRTWTKELSEAMKRLKMDPKFATRSVNEGFSGGEKKRAEVLQLELLKPKFAILDETDSGLDVDALRIVSEGVNRAKEANQFGILMVTHYTRILKYIKPDIVHVFAAGHFVKTGGPELADELEESGYDAYLPEGSDSESALA; this is encoded by the coding sequence ATGTCAACTCTTGAAATCAAAGATCTGTACGCGCACGTCGAAACCAAGGACGGCATCAAGCCGATCCTCAAAGGCGTGAACCTGACCGTCAACTCCGGTGAAACCCATGCCATCATGGGGCCGAACGGATCCGGCAAATCCACGCTGGCCTACACGCTGGCGGGCCACCCCAAGTACGTGGTCGATTCCGGACAGGTGCTGCTCGACGGCGAAGACATCCTCAAGATGACCCCGGACGAGCGAGCCAAGGCAGGCATCTTCCTAGCCATGCAGTATCCGGTCGAAGTGCCGGGCGTGTCGATGACCAACTTCCTGCGCACCGCAAAAACCGAAGTCGACGGCAAGGCTCCGGCCATCCGCACGTGGACCAAGGAACTGTCCGAGGCGATGAAGCGCCTGAAGATGGATCCGAAGTTCGCCACACGTTCCGTGAACGAGGGTTTCTCCGGCGGCGAGAAGAAGCGTGCCGAAGTGCTGCAGCTCGAACTGCTCAAGCCGAAGTTCGCCATCCTCGACGAAACCGACTCCGGCCTTGACGTTGACGCGTTGCGCATTGTCTCCGAAGGTGTGAACCGCGCCAAGGAAGCCAACCAGTTCGGTATTCTCATGGTCACGCACTACACGCGAATCCTCAAGTACATCAAGCCGGACATCGTGCATGTGTTCGCAGCCGGTCACTTCGTCAAGACCGGCGGCCCTGAACTGGCCGATGAGCTCGAGGAATCCGGCTATGACGCATACCTGCCGGAAGGATCCGATTCCGAAAGCGCGCTGGCATGA
- a CDS encoding 16S rRNA (uracil(1498)-N(3))-methyltransferase, whose protein sequence is MTDALFLLDTEHDDVPVNSDELNAGWKLTLPQSVRRHAIQAMRLKDGDELQLSDGKGLRIHAVLRDAQQGIAEVSSFGKEPQPTTKLALIQALAKTGHDEQAIDTATQIGVDEVIPWQADRSIAKWKAGRTDKKWRQVLDAATEQSRRSWTPELGECVTSKQLIAICKRACVHGDMVIVLHQDATKTWSQLEEAIAVLSDKCLQDGRQRTVYVVVGPEGGISDAEIESFTNAGAEACVLGSNILRASTAGPVALSLLARALGRFI, encoded by the coding sequence ATGACTGATGCCCTTTTCCTGCTTGATACGGAACATGATGATGTGCCGGTGAACAGTGACGAATTGAACGCCGGATGGAAATTGACGTTGCCCCAGTCGGTGCGTCGACATGCCATTCAGGCCATGCGTCTGAAAGACGGTGACGAATTGCAGCTTTCCGACGGTAAAGGGCTACGTATCCACGCGGTGTTGCGCGATGCGCAACAAGGAATCGCGGAAGTGTCGAGCTTCGGCAAAGAACCGCAGCCTACCACCAAACTCGCTTTGATCCAAGCGCTGGCGAAAACAGGACACGATGAGCAGGCCATCGACACCGCAACGCAGATCGGTGTGGATGAGGTGATTCCATGGCAGGCTGATCGTTCCATCGCCAAATGGAAGGCGGGGCGCACCGATAAGAAGTGGCGGCAAGTGCTTGATGCCGCCACTGAACAATCCCGACGCTCCTGGACGCCGGAATTGGGGGAGTGCGTGACCAGCAAGCAGTTGATTGCCATTTGCAAGCGTGCCTGTGTGCACGGCGACATGGTGATTGTGCTGCACCAGGATGCTACCAAAACTTGGAGCCAGCTGGAGGAAGCGATCGCGGTGCTTTCCGACAAATGCTTGCAGGACGGGCGCCAGCGCACCGTGTACGTGGTGGTCGGCCCGGAAGGCGGCATCAGCGATGCTGAAATCGAATCCTTCACCAATGCGGGAGCTGAAGCATGCGTGCTTGGAAGCAATATTCTGCGAGCGTCGACAGCTGGTCCCGTCGCGTTATCGCTGCTCGCACGGGCGTTGGGACGATTCATCTGA
- a CDS encoding TrmH family RNA methyltransferase, with product MQFIHLDSIDDERVSAYTNLTEIQLRNKLEPSKGLFIAESPKVIDRALTADREPISLLVEEPWIGGMSETFARIDQRWGTDIPVYVASPEQLKQLTGYRLHRGALAAMKRWPLPSVEEVCRGARRIAVMENIVDHTNVGALMRSAAALNVDAVLVTPSCGDPLYRRAARVSMGTVFQIPWTRIGGDDKHYWPFTGMQELRDLGFTTVAMALEDDSISLEELVRRLNNDNGEKDHIDKLALIFGTEGDGLSHHTISRADLTVKIPMSHGVDSLNVAASSAVAFYSTAVH from the coding sequence ATGCAGTTCATCCATCTTGATTCCATTGACGACGAGCGCGTGTCGGCATACACGAATCTCACGGAAATCCAGCTTCGCAACAAGCTTGAACCCAGCAAGGGCCTGTTCATCGCGGAATCGCCGAAAGTCATCGATCGCGCGCTGACCGCCGACCGGGAACCGATTTCCCTGCTTGTCGAAGAACCGTGGATCGGAGGCATGTCGGAAACCTTCGCACGCATCGACCAACGTTGGGGCACCGACATTCCCGTGTACGTGGCATCCCCTGAACAGCTCAAGCAGCTGACCGGCTACCGCTTGCATCGTGGCGCCCTGGCCGCGATGAAACGCTGGCCACTGCCCAGCGTCGAGGAGGTGTGTCGCGGCGCACGACGCATCGCGGTCATGGAAAACATCGTTGACCACACCAATGTCGGAGCCCTCATGCGATCAGCCGCCGCGTTGAACGTCGATGCAGTGTTGGTGACGCCCTCCTGCGGCGATCCGTTGTATCGACGCGCCGCCCGCGTGTCGATGGGCACGGTGTTTCAGATTCCGTGGACTCGTATCGGCGGAGATGATAAACACTACTGGCCATTCACCGGCATGCAGGAATTGCGCGATCTTGGGTTCACCACCGTTGCGATGGCCCTTGAAGACGATTCCATTTCGCTGGAGGAGCTTGTTCGTCGTTTGAACAACGACAACGGCGAAAAGGACCATATCGACAAATTGGCGCTGATTTTCGGCACCGAAGGCGACGGTCTGTCGCATCACACCATCTCCCGCGCCGACCTGACGGTCAAGATTCCCATGAGCCACGGAGTGGACAGTCTTAACGTCGCCGCATCGAGCGCCGTGGCCTTCTATTCAACAGCTGTTCACTGA
- a CDS encoding metal-sulfur cluster assembly factor, producing the protein MSDTLVPEPQASIFDSVAKALGNDEAAARRVMLNPNLAKGFKDGKPVEIEHEDTKQDACGCGNQAGACGCSEEQDDGIALKAIDDIGRATAADVKEALHQVIDPELGIDVIDLGLVYGIEIDELGRAIITMTLTTPACPLTDLIEDECASTLAGLVEEFRIDWTWQPRWSMEKITPEGREQLAALGFNFDNLPKY; encoded by the coding sequence ATGAGCGATACCTTGGTACCTGAACCGCAAGCCTCGATTTTCGATTCCGTGGCCAAGGCATTGGGCAATGACGAGGCCGCGGCGCGTCGCGTCATGCTTAACCCAAATCTCGCCAAAGGATTCAAGGACGGCAAACCAGTGGAAATCGAACACGAAGACACCAAGCAGGACGCTTGTGGCTGCGGCAATCAGGCTGGAGCATGCGGTTGTTCCGAAGAACAGGATGACGGCATCGCGTTGAAGGCTATTGACGACATTGGTCGAGCTACTGCGGCCGACGTGAAGGAAGCGTTGCATCAGGTCATTGATCCTGAGCTTGGCATTGATGTGATTGATTTGGGATTGGTGTATGGCATTGAGATCGATGAGCTTGGTCGTGCCATTATCACGATGACATTGACCACTCCGGCATGCCCGTTGACTGATCTGATCGAAGACGAGTGCGCGAGCACGCTTGCCGGCCTCGTCGAGGAATTCCGCATCGACTGGACGTGGCAACCGCGTTGGAGCATGGAAAAGATCACGCCGGAAGGTCGCGAGCAGTTGGCTGCGCTCGGCTTCAATTTCGACAATCTGCCAAAATACTGA
- the sufD gene encoding Fe-S cluster assembly protein SufD: MAQTQEINIPVADPNDPYANPAAMPSSADRSPRSFDVDAFEVPDRKQDDWRYTPVERVEEFFNAFTPSNETQIAVTMIDGTALTEGVTYSEGKPGDADTGIVSKPCDRVSAVEWNSASRAGILRIDGEISQPILVKIHGAGTDLDAFHLVIIAADRAHADVVVEHDGDARIAEGVEILTGRDSHVSTTFIQEWNKGSKHVGNQRIHLGEGASLRHSVVTLGGDVVRIRMDQDFGGDQGDLNMLGIYFVDPGEHIEHRTMIVHNHPECKSRVVYKGALDGKGAHSTWVGNALIAPTAPGTDSYELNRNLVLTPGAIADSEPNLEIENGNIIGAGHASSVGRFDDEELFYLQSRGIPETEARKLVVRGFFGELVEEIGIPAISEHLMNVIDKRLARGENDAIAQVLEEK; the protein is encoded by the coding sequence ATGGCACAAACTCAGGAAATCAATATTCCCGTTGCGGATCCGAACGATCCGTATGCGAATCCGGCAGCCATGCCCTCTTCGGCGGATCGCTCGCCGCGGTCATTTGATGTGGACGCATTTGAAGTGCCCGACCGCAAGCAGGATGATTGGCGTTATACCCCTGTGGAACGTGTCGAAGAGTTCTTCAACGCGTTCACGCCGTCGAACGAAACCCAGATTGCCGTCACTATGATCGACGGCACGGCTCTCACTGAAGGCGTGACCTATAGCGAGGGCAAGCCGGGAGACGCCGATACGGGCATCGTTTCCAAGCCCTGCGATCGTGTGTCCGCAGTGGAATGGAACTCCGCCTCCCGTGCCGGAATTCTGCGTATCGACGGTGAAATCAGCCAGCCGATACTCGTTAAGATTCATGGTGCCGGAACGGATCTGGACGCATTCCACCTGGTGATCATTGCCGCCGATCGCGCCCACGCTGACGTTGTGGTAGAGCATGACGGCGATGCACGTATCGCCGAAGGTGTGGAGATTCTCACAGGTAGGGACTCCCATGTGTCCACCACGTTCATTCAAGAGTGGAACAAGGGCTCCAAGCATGTGGGCAACCAGCGTATCCACTTGGGGGAGGGTGCGTCCCTGCGCCATTCCGTGGTCACGCTTGGCGGCGATGTCGTTCGGATTCGTATGGATCAGGATTTTGGCGGCGATCAAGGCGATCTCAACATGCTTGGCATCTACTTTGTGGATCCGGGCGAGCATATCGAACATCGCACCATGATTGTGCACAACCATCCCGAGTGCAAGAGTCGTGTGGTATATAAAGGCGCTCTTGACGGCAAGGGCGCGCACTCCACATGGGTCGGCAACGCGCTGATTGCTCCGACCGCGCCGGGTACCGACTCGTATGAGCTCAACCGCAATTTGGTACTTACTCCGGGCGCGATCGCCGATTCCGAACCGAATCTGGAAATCGAAAACGGCAACATCATCGGAGCCGGACATGCCTCTTCCGTCGGGCGCTTTGACGATGAGGAGCTGTTCTATCTGCAGTCTCGCGGCATTCCGGAAACCGAAGCCCGCAAACTTGTGGTGCGAGGCTTTTTTGGCGAACTCGTCGAGGAAATCGGCATTCCCGCAATCAGCGAACATCTCATGAACGTTATCGACAAGCGCCTGGCACGCGGCGAGAACGACGCGATCGCCCAGGTGTTGGAAGAGAAGTAG
- a CDS encoding cysteine desulfurase, protein MTDFAAIRKEFPILDQEIHGHPLVYLDSAATSQKPQCVIDAESDFYRTINAGVHRGAHELAARSTMAFEEARAKVARLVGANSAEGEEEIVVTSGATAGLNLLATAFGNASLGRGGEAARRFAVKPGDEIVVSKAEHHSVLLPFQELAVRTGATLKWFDLDSEGRILSNTADEVITERTKIVAVTHVGNTTGAITDIAPMVKRAHEVGAVVVLDACQSVPHLKIDLHALDVDFAAWSAHKMYGPTGVGFLYGKRDMLEALPPANFGGSMVELAWMDQEAQYMAPPARFEAGTQPVAQVVAAGVAAEWLMNIGMENLEAHERVIAGELLKMGQIDGVRILGPQTNEQRIGTVAFEIDGVHPHDVGQFIDAQGIAIRVGHHCAQPVHRHFGVYASNRASSGIYNSVEDAQALVEALKKVRPFFGVE, encoded by the coding sequence ATGACCGATTTTGCAGCGATTCGCAAGGAATTTCCGATCCTTGATCAGGAGATCCACGGCCATCCGCTCGTGTATTTGGATTCCGCGGCGACTTCTCAGAAGCCGCAATGCGTGATCGACGCCGAAAGCGATTTTTACCGCACCATCAACGCCGGCGTGCATCGTGGAGCGCATGAGCTTGCCGCACGCAGCACCATGGCGTTCGAAGAGGCACGTGCCAAAGTCGCACGTCTTGTCGGCGCCAACTCCGCTGAAGGCGAAGAGGAGATCGTTGTCACCTCCGGCGCCACCGCAGGACTGAATCTGCTAGCCACCGCATTCGGCAACGCATCGCTGGGACGTGGGGGAGAAGCGGCACGACGTTTCGCTGTGAAGCCGGGAGACGAAATCGTCGTATCCAAGGCCGAACACCACTCCGTGCTATTGCCGTTCCAGGAGCTTGCCGTGCGTACCGGAGCGACATTGAAATGGTTCGATCTGGACAGTGAAGGTCGCATCCTTTCCAACACTGCGGACGAGGTGATCACCGAACGCACAAAGATCGTGGCCGTCACCCATGTGGGCAACACCACCGGTGCCATCACCGACATCGCGCCGATGGTGAAACGTGCGCACGAGGTAGGCGCGGTGGTTGTGCTCGACGCATGCCAGTCCGTACCGCACCTGAAGATCGACCTCCACGCTTTGGACGTTGACTTCGCGGCATGGAGCGCGCATAAGATGTACGGCCCGACCGGTGTCGGCTTCCTCTACGGCAAGCGCGACATGTTGGAGGCGTTGCCACCGGCGAATTTCGGTGGATCCATGGTGGAACTTGCCTGGATGGATCAGGAAGCCCAATACATGGCTCCTCCTGCGCGTTTCGAGGCGGGCACGCAGCCGGTCGCGCAGGTCGTTGCGGCCGGTGTCGCGGCCGAATGGCTGATGAATATCGGCATGGAGAATCTCGAAGCCCACGAGCGCGTTATCGCAGGCGAACTCCTCAAGATGGGGCAGATCGACGGCGTGCGCATTCTCGGACCGCAGACCAACGAGCAGCGCATCGGCACGGTGGCTTTTGAAATCGACGGCGTGCATCCGCATGATGTTGGCCAGTTCATCGATGCGCAGGGCATCGCCATTCGTGTCGGACATCATTGCGCGCAGCCGGTCCACCGTCACTTCGGCGTGTACGCATCCAACCGCGCATCCAGTGGCATCTACAATTCCGTCGAAGACGCGCAGGCATTGGTTGAGGCGTTGAAGAAGGTCCGTCCGTTTTTTGGAGTTGAGTAA